From a single Alloactinosynnema sp. L-07 genomic region:
- a CDS encoding multicopper oxidase family protein, producing MKSLKASRGTLIWLGVATIFVLWKFAIGVLMLQTGWEFASDRVVLVPFFYLVPAIAAYVLTIPVLLRIAKTAKSLRGTEGATVPVETRQGLATLKSALPPRLTAIGGILAWYASFVVPPVPPFGDEIVFYGLILLVAAGLLVLKQRYEQGKVAAGAVVPSFGKRVGRSFAHVGVVLALVAGAIFVWQSTSGLDERYNMGEHSGSGNHAAGGHGQGGKSVADLTGPKDGEPDQRITLNAEKATISLPSGAKLDAWTFNGTIPGPQIKVKQGELVEVTLTNKDVPTGVSAHWHGVDVPNAEDGVPGLTQDAVMPGGKHVYRFRAPDVGSYWYHSHQQSSEQVRKGLYGGFIVEPKDGPAESDVKDIQVLQHAFTTTENKVAYTNGDSDKLEKQTIEAGTKVRLRLTNTDSLIKRFALVGVTYKVTAVDGQDINKPTDLKDTLLTLGGGGRYDVEFTMPSGPVRLAEKQRPEEGILFSPNGSGELKADFTVPEFDVTQYGSPMPTEFNADSKFAVSEDRYLDNQAGFFDGGFNLLWSVNGHVFPDVPTLTVREGDLVKVKFINRSHLDHPMHLHGHHALVLARNGKKATGSPIWLDTVTVAPGETWEVAFKADNPGLWMDHCHNLDHAKIGMVLHLAYEGYSTPFEAGSATKNQPE from the coding sequence GTGAAATCCCTGAAGGCTTCGCGGGGAACGCTCATCTGGCTCGGCGTCGCCACGATCTTCGTTCTGTGGAAATTCGCCATCGGTGTGCTGATGCTGCAGACCGGGTGGGAATTCGCCTCCGACCGGGTTGTTCTGGTCCCGTTCTTCTACCTGGTCCCGGCCATCGCCGCCTACGTGCTGACGATCCCGGTGCTGCTGAGGATCGCGAAGACCGCGAAGTCGCTGCGGGGCACCGAGGGCGCGACCGTGCCGGTGGAGACCCGGCAGGGCCTGGCCACGCTGAAGTCGGCGCTGCCGCCGCGGCTGACCGCGATCGGCGGAATCCTGGCCTGGTACGCCTCTTTCGTGGTGCCGCCGGTGCCGCCGTTCGGTGACGAGATCGTCTTCTACGGCCTGATCCTGCTGGTCGCCGCCGGTCTGCTGGTGCTCAAGCAGCGCTACGAGCAGGGCAAGGTCGCCGCGGGCGCCGTCGTGCCGAGCTTCGGCAAGCGCGTCGGCCGCTCGTTCGCGCACGTGGGTGTGGTCCTCGCGCTCGTGGCGGGCGCCATCTTCGTGTGGCAGTCGACCAGCGGCCTCGACGAGCGCTACAACATGGGCGAGCACAGCGGCTCTGGCAACCACGCCGCGGGCGGCCACGGCCAAGGCGGCAAGTCCGTCGCCGACCTGACCGGCCCCAAGGACGGCGAGCCCGACCAGCGCATCACCCTGAACGCGGAGAAGGCCACCATCTCGCTGCCCAGCGGCGCGAAGCTCGACGCGTGGACGTTCAACGGCACCATCCCCGGCCCGCAGATCAAGGTCAAGCAGGGCGAGCTGGTCGAGGTCACGCTGACCAACAAGGACGTCCCGACCGGTGTCTCCGCGCACTGGCACGGCGTCGACGTGCCCAACGCCGAGGACGGCGTCCCCGGCCTGACCCAGGACGCGGTCATGCCCGGCGGCAAGCACGTCTACCGCTTCCGCGCGCCGGACGTCGGCTCGTACTGGTACCACTCGCACCAGCAGTCGTCCGAGCAGGTTCGCAAGGGTCTCTACGGTGGTTTCATCGTCGAGCCGAAGGACGGTCCGGCCGAGTCCGACGTCAAGGACATCCAGGTTCTCCAGCACGCCTTCACCACCACGGAGAACAAGGTCGCCTACACCAACGGCGACTCGGACAAGCTGGAGAAGCAGACGATCGAGGCAGGCACCAAGGTCCGCCTGCGGCTGACCAACACCGACAGCCTGATCAAGCGCTTCGCGCTGGTGGGCGTGACCTACAAGGTGACCGCGGTCGACGGCCAGGACATCAACAAGCCGACCGACCTCAAGGACACCCTGCTCACCCTGGGCGGCGGCGGTCGCTACGACGTCGAGTTCACCATGCCCAGCGGCCCGGTGCGGCTGGCGGAGAAGCAGCGGCCGGAAGAGGGCATCCTGTTCAGCCCCAACGGTTCCGGCGAGCTGAAGGCGGACTTCACCGTCCCCGAGTTCGACGTCACCCAGTACGGCAGCCCGATGCCGACCGAGTTCAACGCCGACAGCAAGTTCGCGGTGTCCGAGGACCGCTACCTGGACAACCAGGCCGGGTTCTTCGACGGCGGCTTCAACCTGCTGTGGTCGGTCAACGGCCACGTCTTCCCGGACGTGCCGACGCTGACGGTGCGCGAAGGCGACCTGGTGAAGGTCAAGTTCATCAACCGCAGCCACCTCGACCACCCGATGCACCTGCACGGCCACCACGCTCTTGTGCTGGCACGCAACGGAAAGAAGGCGACCGGCAGCCCCATTTGGCTCGACACGGTCACCGTCGCGCCCGGCGAGACCTGGGAGGTCGCGTTCAAGGCCGACAACCCCGGCCTCTGGATGGATCACTGCCACAACCTCGACCACGCCAAGATCGGCATGGTCTTGCATCTGGCCTACGAGGGCTACTCGACGCCCTTCGAGGCTGGATCGGCGACGAAGAACCAGCCCGAGTAA
- a CDS encoding multicopper oxidase family protein codes for MSLSRRGFIGAAGTAGIVLPLASACGGTPTDANGGAQHKEQSVQKSALAAPRPFTQPLTIPPVIRPVRSDATTDYFEVTAKVANLSILPGLQTQAFTYNGTFPGPTFDTKANRKIVVKTRNELPVPTVTHLHGGKTPPEHDGYPIDLIMPVGGWNGHVHPGGNVSQGEREYHYPLQQRAATLWYHDHRMDFTGPQVYRGLAGMHILRDDEDNALPLPKGAREIPLIITDRSFKADGSFNYPSLDPNLNHPPGVTGAFHGGVLGDVTLVNGVPWPFLEVDAVKYRFRILNASNSRHYKLELDPKPNAAQSFIQVGSDGGLLDAPRGHTMIPVAPAERFDVVIDFSKYAVGTMVTLKHTGATGNSGLVMQFRVARTATDDSTVPTKLSTIEKLPWTGGNTPTRQFAFLQGPENGKMVWRINSKSFDPNYNHAEIQRGKVEMWQLVTDAQHPVHVHLSSFQIHARIAEQLAPTDGGWKDTVRLEPNKVVRILVRFDGYPGKYVFHCHNLEHEDMAMMANMKIL; via the coding sequence ATGTCTTTGTCACGACGGGGGTTTATCGGCGCGGCCGGAACAGCGGGCATCGTGCTGCCGCTGGCCAGTGCCTGCGGCGGAACGCCGACCGATGCCAATGGCGGCGCGCAGCACAAAGAGCAGAGCGTCCAGAAGAGCGCGCTGGCCGCGCCGCGGCCGTTCACGCAGCCGCTGACGATCCCGCCGGTGATCCGGCCGGTCCGGTCCGACGCGACCACCGACTACTTCGAGGTGACCGCCAAGGTCGCCAACCTGAGCATCCTGCCGGGCCTGCAGACCCAGGCGTTCACGTACAACGGCACGTTCCCCGGCCCGACGTTCGACACCAAGGCCAACCGCAAGATCGTCGTGAAGACCCGCAACGAGCTGCCGGTCCCGACGGTCACCCACCTGCACGGCGGCAAGACCCCGCCGGAGCACGACGGCTACCCGATCGACCTGATCATGCCGGTCGGCGGGTGGAACGGGCACGTGCACCCCGGCGGCAACGTCAGCCAGGGCGAGCGTGAGTACCACTACCCGCTGCAGCAGCGCGCGGCCACGCTCTGGTACCACGACCACCGGATGGACTTCACCGGCCCGCAGGTCTACCGCGGCCTGGCGGGCATGCACATCCTGCGCGACGACGAGGACAACGCGCTGCCGCTGCCCAAGGGCGCCCGCGAGATCCCGCTGATCATCACCGACCGGTCGTTCAAAGCGGACGGTTCGTTCAACTACCCGTCCCTCGACCCCAACCTCAACCACCCCCCGGGCGTCACCGGCGCCTTCCACGGCGGCGTCCTCGGCGACGTCACCCTGGTCAACGGCGTCCCGTGGCCGTTCCTGGAGGTCGACGCGGTCAAGTACCGCTTCCGCATCCTCAACGCGTCGAACTCACGGCACTACAAGCTCGAACTCGACCCCAAGCCCAACGCCGCCCAGTCCTTCATCCAGGTCGGCAGCGACGGCGGCCTGCTCGACGCCCCGCGCGGACACACGATGATTCCGGTCGCGCCCGCTGAGCGGTTCGACGTGGTGATCGACTTCAGCAAGTACGCCGTGGGCACGATGGTCACGCTCAAGCACACGGGCGCCACCGGGAACTCCGGCTTGGTCATGCAGTTCCGCGTGGCCCGTACCGCCACGGACGACTCGACGGTGCCGACGAAGCTGTCGACGATCGAGAAGCTGCCGTGGACCGGAGGCAACACGCCGACCCGTCAGTTCGCGTTCCTGCAGGGACCGGAGAACGGCAAGATGGTGTGGCGCATCAACTCCAAGAGCTTCGACCCCAACTACAACCACGCCGAGATCCAGCGCGGCAAGGTCGAGATGTGGCAGCTCGTGACCGACGCTCAGCATCCGGTCCATGTGCACTTGTCGTCGTTCCAGATCCACGCTCGGATCGCGGAGCAGTTGGCGCCGACCGATGGCGGGTGGAAGGACACGGTGCGGTTGGAGCCAAACAAGGTCGTGCGGATCCTGGTTCGGTTCGACGGGTATCCGGGGAAGTACGTGTTCCACTGCCACAACCTTGAGCACGAGGACATGGCGATGATGGCGAACATGAAGATTCTCTAG
- a CDS encoding MFS transporter, which produces MTPRVEEPIREDQPTVATRRPWLALAAVLAGSFLHLFDLMVVTVATPSIRTDLDASASSAQWLLAGYALPFALLLVTSGRLGDTIGRRKMVLIGSIGFTAASVLCAVATDPATLIAGRVLQGASAAAMSPQVLPIIMLLFPAGKRVAALGAQAGVIAVATVSGPVLGGLLVQADIADLGWRVIFLLNIPVGLFTILAGWIWLPANDVLTKGARARLDIGSIALASGGLLLLIFPLVQGSDLDWPLWIFAPLALSVPVLYLLVRRQIQRQKTGEFPLIALSLFRVRAFVAGSVANFLVMGGVAAFFLVFVLHLQSGLGFSPSDIGLTVASFAVAAGVASGASVPLAAKIGKPLVVAGGVLMAVGMSALCAVLLAQGPELSSGLVAACLAIVGIGMGMLSPPLYNLTLTGVPAEDVGSASGVFGTLAQVGNAMGVAVLGAAFFGLLNRFDDRLGDCADKTPLTEGTDAVVGTCGPQATIPAQEAFTSATAATVAAQAVCYLLVAWILARFLPGKTKQA; this is translated from the coding sequence GTGACCCCCCGCGTTGAAGAGCCAATCCGCGAGGACCAGCCAACAGTCGCCACCCGGCGGCCGTGGCTGGCCCTCGCGGCCGTTTTGGCGGGCAGTTTCCTGCACCTGTTCGACCTGATGGTCGTCACCGTCGCGACCCCGTCGATCCGCACCGACCTCGACGCGTCGGCGTCGTCGGCGCAATGGCTCCTCGCGGGCTACGCCCTCCCGTTCGCGTTGCTACTGGTCACTTCCGGCCGCTTGGGCGACACGATCGGCCGACGCAAGATGGTCCTGATCGGCTCGATCGGCTTCACCGCGGCGTCGGTGCTGTGCGCGGTCGCCACCGACCCGGCCACCCTGATCGCGGGCCGAGTCCTGCAAGGCGCCTCGGCCGCGGCCATGTCGCCCCAGGTCCTCCCGATCATCATGCTGCTTTTCCCCGCAGGCAAGCGCGTGGCCGCCCTCGGCGCGCAGGCGGGCGTGATCGCGGTGGCCACGGTCAGCGGCCCGGTACTCGGTGGGTTGCTGGTCCAGGCCGACATCGCCGACCTGGGCTGGCGAGTGATCTTCCTGCTGAACATCCCGGTCGGCCTGTTCACCATCCTCGCGGGCTGGATCTGGCTGCCCGCCAACGACGTGCTCACCAAGGGCGCCCGCGCTCGACTGGACATCGGCAGCATCGCCCTGGCCAGCGGCGGCCTGCTCCTGCTCATCTTCCCCCTGGTCCAGGGCAGTGACTTGGACTGGCCACTGTGGATCTTCGCCCCGCTGGCGCTGTCGGTGCCGGTGCTGTATCTGTTGGTACGCAGGCAGATCCAGCGCCAGAAGACGGGCGAGTTCCCACTGATCGCGCTGTCCCTGTTCCGCGTCCGCGCGTTCGTCGCGGGCAGCGTCGCCAACTTCCTGGTGATGGGCGGCGTGGCGGCGTTCTTCCTGGTCTTCGTCCTGCACCTGCAGTCCGGCCTGGGCTTCAGCCCATCAGACATCGGCTTGACAGTGGCCTCCTTCGCCGTCGCCGCAGGCGTGGCCTCGGGCGCGTCGGTGCCGCTGGCAGCCAAGATCGGCAAGCCCTTGGTGGTCGCGGGCGGAGTACTGATGGCCGTCGGCATGAGCGCACTGTGCGCGGTACTGCTGGCGCAGGGCCCCGAGTTGAGCTCCGGTCTGGTCGCGGCCTGCCTCGCGATCGTCGGCATCGGCATGGGCATGCTCAGCCCACCCCTCTACAACCTGACCCTCACCGGCGTTCCCGCCGAAGACGTCGGCTCGGCATCGGGCGTCTTCGGCACCTTGGCCCAGGTGGGCAACGCGATGGGGGTAGCCGTCCTGGGCGCGGCGTTCTTCGGTCTGCTGAATCGCTTCGACGACCGGCTGGGCGATTGCGCCGACAAGACCCCGCTGACGGAGGGAACGGACGCCGTCGTCGGCACGTGCGGGCCACAGGCGACGATTCCCGCCCAGGAAGCCTTCACCTCAGCCACCGCGGCGACAGTCGCGGCGCAGGCGGTCTGCTACCTGCTGGTGGCCTGGATTCTCGCGCGTTTCCTGCCGGGCAAGACAAAGCAGGCGTGA
- a CDS encoding N-acyl homoserine lactonase family protein, which produces MPVCAYLIRTADATVLVDTGFPPDAPPGAIQVTPEQELITQLSQIGVNPDDVTHVICSHLDPDHAGNHDLFPRAEFVIQRSHYELAMSDTVPRLRMARKHWDQENLNYRQIDGDVELLPGIELIESSGHILGHQSVLVRLPESGPILLAIDAITMEKALDPDTRPMTNYDLEPELVRSSTRKLVDLAAKEGALIVRGHDGTQWETLKRAPEFYA; this is translated from the coding sequence ATGCCGGTGTGCGCCTACCTGATCCGGACGGCGGACGCGACTGTGCTGGTCGACACCGGATTCCCGCCGGACGCCCCGCCCGGGGCTATTCAGGTGACCCCGGAACAAGAGTTGATTACTCAACTTTCCCAAATCGGAGTTAATCCGGATGACGTCACACATGTGATCTGCAGCCACCTCGATCCCGATCACGCCGGTAACCATGATCTGTTCCCGCGGGCCGAGTTCGTGATCCAGCGCAGCCACTACGAATTGGCCATGTCGGACACCGTTCCGCGCCTGCGAATGGCACGCAAGCACTGGGATCAGGAGAACCTGAATTACCGGCAGATCGACGGTGACGTCGAGCTGCTGCCGGGCATCGAGCTGATCGAGTCCAGCGGCCACATCCTGGGCCACCAGTCGGTGCTGGTGCGCCTGCCCGAGTCCGGCCCGATCCTGCTGGCCATCGACGCCATCACCATGGAGAAGGCGCTCGACCCGGACACCCGGCCGATGACCAACTACGACCTCGAGCCCGAGCTGGTCCGGTCCAGCACCCGCAAGCTCGTCGACCTCGCCGCCAAGGAAGGCGCGCTCATCGTGCGCGGCCATGACGGCACCCAGTGGGAAACCCTCAAGCGGGCGCCTGAGTTCTACGCCTGA
- a CDS encoding putative hydro-lyase — translation MDTLTREQTEAMTGAEARAHFRAGLRVPTVDWASRYAQTNLISVPKDVAYDLLLFAQRNPKACPVLDVTDPGSPTTVLAEGADLRTDLPAYYIWRDGVMVEEVTDATDHWRDDLVTFVIGCSYTFERGLLDAGVPLRHHELGVTDPMWAVNIECRPAGRLSGPLVVGMRPIPAHLVATAVQVTARYPSVHGAPVHIGDPAALGITDLQKPDFGDPVPVGDDIPVFWACGVTTQAAVIASKLEFAITHSPGYMFITDVPDATYAL, via the coding sequence ATGGACACCTTGACCAGGGAACAGACCGAGGCGATGACCGGCGCCGAGGCCCGCGCGCACTTCCGTGCGGGCTTACGGGTGCCGACCGTCGACTGGGCCAGCCGCTACGCGCAGACCAACCTGATCTCGGTGCCCAAGGACGTCGCTTACGACCTGCTGCTGTTCGCCCAGCGCAACCCGAAGGCGTGCCCTGTCCTGGATGTGACCGATCCTGGCTCGCCCACGACGGTGCTGGCCGAGGGCGCTGACCTGCGCACCGACCTGCCCGCGTACTACATCTGGCGCGACGGCGTGATGGTCGAGGAGGTCACCGACGCGACGGACCACTGGCGCGACGACCTGGTCACCTTCGTCATCGGCTGCAGCTACACCTTCGAGCGCGGCCTTCTCGACGCCGGTGTCCCGCTGCGTCACCACGAGTTGGGCGTCACCGATCCGATGTGGGCGGTCAACATCGAGTGCAGGCCCGCTGGGAGGCTCTCCGGGCCGCTCGTGGTCGGCATGCGACCGATCCCGGCGCACCTCGTGGCCACCGCGGTTCAGGTCACCGCGCGTTACCCCTCCGTCCACGGCGCACCCGTCCACATTGGTGATCCGGCCGCGCTGGGCATCACGGACCTGCAGAAACCCGACTTCGGCGATCCCGTTCCGGTCGGTGACGATATCCCCGTTTTCTGGGCGTGCGGCGTCACCACGCAAGCCGCCGTTATCGCGTCCAAGCTGGAATTCGCCATCACGCACTCGCCCGGGTACATGTTCATCACCGATGTGCCGGACGCCACGTACGCGCTGTGA